The Xylocopa sonorina isolate GNS202 chromosome 5, iyXylSono1_principal, whole genome shotgun sequence genome segment TGGTTTCTTACATATGTTAGACATTCATTGTTAGCTGTGATATGTATCAAAATCGTAATATTCGATGTTTTACcaaatttaaaaataataattgtttcAATAATGCATCGAAAGGTTAAGTTATAACTTGCAAAATAAACATTGACTGTAGAAATgtctatacatatattatatatatatatatatatatacatacatattgcAAACAATTTAATCTTCTAACATAGTAATTTTAAGTTTTTAAAGAAATTATAACACAGGATTATTTATATGTAACAAAATTCATACAAAGAAACGTTCACCTTAACAAGAACAAGGCACCAAAAGGAATACCAATTATCAAGCAATTTTTAAACACAGTGAATTTACCAGCCGGCGTTCCGGCAATAGTTCGGGGTTTTCTTTTTTCTAAAATCACTGGTTCATACATTGTGCATAATTATAGGTAGTATACGTAAATATTATTTAACAATGTAAATTGTTATATGCAATACTCTTCTGGCATTCACTGTTACCAGAGTATAACATGAAGTTGCGTAATTCAGTGCCCAATAATGTGAAACACGTTTAAAATTACAAATGTTAAATATATTTTTCGTAATGTTAATTAAATGATAACTAAACTTTTCTATACTACAATATTCTAATTGCTTTTAATCAACATGAATATGCTATTTTTCTTTATTCATTCGTATATAATTAATTCTTGAAATAATCGAACTTCGATATCTTGAATTTAATGACTGTTAAATCAATAAATAACAAACTACAAATATTATTTACGGAAAACTGTTACTATGATAcgtattaaaatatttttcaatgtGTGTTCAAATTTGTGAAACCGATTCAAACATCAGATCATATTAACCAAATTTTAAGACATAAAAAGCTGacgaaatatttttatatttgttaATCAAGTTTTAAATAtggtaattatcgtatccttttatttattttattagctTTCTCATGAGAAACTCATGAACATTTTATACAGATTAATTATACTTTAGGCTTCTACTTCCAAGAAGCAAGCTGCAATTGGAACCAGGAAAAAAGGTGTACCAAAGATGGAATTGACTGCTGAACAAAAAAATGATataaaagaagcatttgatttaTTTGATCCAGATGGCATTGGAAGGATAGCTACTAAAGAACTTAAAGTAGCAATTAGAGCACTTGGATTTGAACCAAAAAAGGAAGAGATAAAAAAACTCATAGCTGATACTGATCCAGATGGTCTTGGAACCTTATCGTTCGAAGAATTTTTAAACTTGATGTCTACAAAAATGTTAGAAAAAGACACAAAGGAAGAAGTTTTAAAAGCATTTCGTCTTTTTGATGATGACAACACAGGAAAAATTACtttcaaaaatttaaaaagaatCGCTCGAGAATTGGGGGAAAATCTAACAGATGAAGAATTACAAGAAATGATTGACGAAGCAGATAAAGACGGTGATGGAGAAGTTTCACAAGAAGAGTTTTTACGCATTATGAAGAAAACTAGTTTGTATTAATTTTCCATAATTCGTTCATAAAGTGTTCAATAATTGCTATCATGTATCCAAGTTTGTGTAATTTATGCAAAAACATTATAAGCATTAGAATGTACACTTACATATCAATTTCATCCTATgcaataatacataatattataaatatagcAATTAAAGAATATATTTTTCTATTTATAGCAAGAATGagtaaaagtttgcaaaaaatattgaatgtaagatgttatatatacatatatataatctggcatatatatataaattgtaatatattgtaaaataattataaaatattttattataccgTACAATTTTGTACAATATTTCATGTTTGTAATGCTTTTTGTTTAATTGATGATATAGCTGCATCAATTAATGACCTTACTAACTCTActctttttttacatttatttaaactcTTTAAAAATAAATCTTGAGAAATTGGAATTCCACctagaaatatataatatacaatatattaTATGTAAAATTTTATGACAAACATACTTAAATTTACTTCCTTAAATAACATAAAACGTACCAGGTTTGTGTATATAACAAATCTTATCTTCGTTCGTTACAATTGTTAATCTTCCTAAACATAAGCTTTCTTCATCATCAGTGGGATCAGCAATTAATAACTGACTAAAAATGTTAATCCAAAGTAATTTATAATTTTGTTTTTTAATGATATTGATATTTAATTACAGATTTTAAATATAACTCACTCATCAAATACTGCAAAAGTTACAGAAACTGGCAATGCTTTAACTGGAAATCGTATTCTTTTCATAGAATTTACAGATACATTTCCAGTTTCTACATTGTATTGTATTTCAGGTAAAGTCACtggaaaaaatatataaaattaaaaagGAAAGTATAAATACATTTTAATGTAGTTTAAAGTTATTTAAAACTTACAAGTACTAAGTGTAGCTGTCAATGCACCGATACAAGCATCAATTACTGAACCGTCATAGTTGATACATACAAGATCACAATACAAGACCCATGCTAATTTACTCTTGCAAATGCAAAGATCCTTTAGATCGATAGCTGCTGCATTTCTCAAAATATT includes the following:
- the LOC143423895 gene encoding uncharacterized protein LOC143423895, coding for MASTSKKQAAIGTRKKGVPKMELTAEQKNDIKEAFDLFDPDGIGRIATKELKVAIRALGFEPKKEEIKKLIADTDPDGLGTLSFEEFLNLMSTKMLEKDTKEEVLKAFRLFDDDNTGKITFKNLKRIARELGENLTDEELQEMIDEADKDGDGEVSQEEFLRIMKKTSLY
- the LOC143423522 gene encoding exosome complex component RRP43 isoform X2 — protein: MDSQYKTIHPVKYLQDHLAQNVRPDGRQFLSFRPISINISSITHADSSAIFKIGNTTVVCAIKAELATPKAESPECGYIVPNIELPPLCSPKFRPGPPSDQAQDLCICKSKLAWVLYCDLVCINYDGSVIDACIGALTATLSTLTLPEIQYNVETGNVSVNSMKRIRFPVKALPVSVTFAVFDDQLLIADPTDDEESLCLGRLTIVTNEDKICYIHKPGGIPISQDLFLKSLNKCKKRVELVRSLIDAAISSIKQKALQT
- the LOC143423522 gene encoding exosome complex component RRP43 isoform X1; its protein translation is MDSQYKTIHPVKYLQDHLAQNVRPDGRQFLSFRPISINISSITHADSSAIFKIGNTTVVCAIKAELATPKAESPECGYIVPNIELPPLCSPKFRPGPPSDQAQVIIKLVDNILRNAAAIDLKDLCICKSKLAWVLYCDLVCINYDGSVIDACIGALTATLSTLTLPEIQYNVETGNVSVNSMKRIRFPVKALPVSVTFAVFDDQLLIADPTDDEESLCLGRLTIVTNEDKICYIHKPGGIPISQDLFLKSLNKCKKRVELVRSLIDAAISSIKQKALQT